The Anabaena sp. WA102 genome contains a region encoding:
- the gcvT gene encoding glycine cleavage system aminomethyltransferase GcvT gives MANQENITSLPVAHGETPQNFPASQSLTRTPLYQMSVELKARFTSFGGWEMPIQYSSITQEHHAVRNTAGMFDISHMGKFTLQGKNLISQLEYLVPSDLSRLQPGQAQYTVLLNPQGGIIDDIIIYYQDIDSTGTQNLVIIVNASTTDKDKKWLLAHLDLDVVQFQDLSRDKILIAVQGPTATHHLQSLVTTDLSPIKAFGHLETTIFGKHAFLARTGYTGEDGFEVMVDASVGIDLWQSLYNAGVIPCGLGCRDTLRLEAAMALYGQDIDDTTTPLEAGLGWLVHLDTKSDFIGREVLIQQQAQGISRKLVGLQTQGRNIPRHGYPVLSSKQVVGEVTSGTISLTLGYPIALAYVPTQLAKLKQQLDVEIRGKAYPAVVVKRPFYRSKNRVIN, from the coding sequence GTGGCTAATCAAGAAAATATTACCTCGTTGCCAGTTGCTCATGGGGAAACCCCCCAAAATTTCCCTGCTTCCCAATCTCTGACACGAACCCCTTTATATCAAATGAGTGTAGAACTCAAAGCCAGATTTACCAGCTTTGGGGGCTGGGAAATGCCCATACAATATAGCAGTATCACCCAAGAACACCATGCCGTTAGGAATACCGCTGGAATGTTCGATATTTCTCACATGGGCAAATTTACCCTCCAAGGTAAAAACCTGATTTCCCAACTGGAGTATTTAGTTCCCTCCGATTTAAGTCGGTTACAACCTGGACAAGCACAATATACCGTATTGCTTAACCCCCAAGGCGGAATCATTGACGACATCATTATTTATTACCAAGATATAGACAGCACTGGTACGCAAAATTTAGTCATCATCGTCAACGCCTCAACTACCGACAAAGACAAAAAATGGCTATTGGCACATCTTGATCTTGATGTAGTCCAATTTCAAGACCTATCACGGGATAAAATCTTAATTGCCGTTCAAGGACCAACAGCAACTCATCATCTGCAATCCCTAGTCACAACAGACTTATCACCCATTAAGGCTTTTGGGCATTTAGAAACGACCATTTTTGGCAAACACGCATTCCTCGCCCGCACAGGTTACACTGGCGAAGATGGTTTTGAAGTGATGGTGGATGCCTCCGTTGGGATAGATTTGTGGCAAAGTTTATATAATGCTGGTGTTATTCCCTGCGGACTTGGTTGTAGAGATACCCTTCGCTTAGAAGCTGCAATGGCACTTTATGGGCAAGATATTGACGATACCACCACACCGCTAGAAGCTGGCTTAGGTTGGTTGGTACATTTAGATACCAAAAGTGATTTTATTGGCAGAGAGGTTTTAATCCAGCAGCAAGCCCAAGGAATATCTCGTAAACTGGTCGGTTTGCAAACACAAGGACGCAATATTCCTCGTCATGGCTACCCCGTATTATCATCTAAACAAGTCGTAGGAGAAGTGACAAGTGGTACTATCTCCCTGACACTCGGTTATCCCATAGCCTTAGCTTACGTTCCCACCCAATTAGCAAAGCTTAAGCAGCAGCTAGATGTGGAAATTCGCGGTAAAGCTTACCCTGCGGTGGTTGTGAAACGCCCATTTTATCGCTCAAAGAATCGTGTTATTAACTGA
- a CDS encoding pentapeptide repeat-containing protein, translated as MKYRSILASVILALVLFVFPLSAQAASSSSVTNSLVNKGVGGKDFSGQSLIGIEFTSVKLENTNFSTADLRGAVFNGVLLDTVNFHGVDFSQGIAYLSRFKDADLSDAVFTEAMMLRSTFDAVDVTGADFTNAILDMLQVKKLCVNASGVNSKTGVDTRQSLGCK; from the coding sequence ATGAAGTATCGCTCAATCTTGGCTAGTGTGATTTTAGCTCTAGTGTTGTTTGTGTTTCCCCTATCAGCGCAAGCAGCAAGTTCTTCTAGTGTTACTAATTCTCTTGTAAATAAGGGAGTCGGGGGGAAGGACTTTTCTGGACAAAGTTTAATTGGGATTGAGTTTACAAGCGTGAAATTAGAAAATACTAATTTTAGCACTGCTGATTTACGTGGTGCTGTATTTAACGGTGTTTTATTGGATACTGTAAATTTTCATGGTGTGGATTTTAGTCAAGGAATTGCTTATTTATCAAGATTCAAAGATGCCGATTTAAGTGATGCAGTTTTTACAGAGGCGATGATGTTGCGTTCTACTTTTGATGCAGTTGATGTCACTGGTGCTGATTTTACCAATGCAATTTTAGATATGCTACAGGTGAAAAAGCTCTGTGTTAATGCCAGTGGTGTAAATTCTAAAACTGGTGTAGATACTCGTCAATCTTTAGGATGTAAGTAA